The Malus sylvestris chromosome 12, drMalSylv7.2, whole genome shotgun sequence genome contains a region encoding:
- the LOC126594232 gene encoding E3 ubiquitin-protein ligase RHF2A-like isoform X1: MEIPDKMEAEAESHMISAAAFVEGGIQEAYGEACSICLEEFCDGDPSVVTCCKHEFHLHCILEWCQRSSQCPMCWQPISLKDPCSQELLEGVERERRIRETARNAPIFHHPTLGDFQFQHLHVGTTNAELEERIIQHLAAAASMGRAHHHGRREGHRSRLSARGHPHISVPSTHSRSSPLGPVHAPGGDTEPAEITVASPSTPLTSDGDETSRMSAQYPSVHTDGNSSSPSGSSRTHRNRQGNSSSNLSSTSHASSLNQDRAGPSELHSLSESLKSKFNSMSMRYKESFSRNTRGLKERLFSRSTSMSELSSEVRREVNAGIATVSRMMERLETRENSTDNQSSGVNQTADGSAAEQGNQNRAEIHGENPLSDNNRPGTTCAAGSASH; this comes from the exons ATGGAG ATTCCAGATAAAATGGAGGCAGAGGCTGAAAGTCATATGATATCAGCTGCTGCATTTGTGGAAGGGGGAATACAAGAGGCTTATGGCGAGGCCTGCAGCATATGCCTTGAGGAGTTTTGTGATGGTGATCCTTCAGTG GTTACTTGTTGCAAGCATGAGTTTCACCTCCACTGCATCCTTGAGTG GTGCCAACGAAGCTCTCAATGTCCCATGTGTTGGCAACCCATTAGCTTGAAGGATCCTTGCAG CCAAGAATTACTGGAGGGAgtagaaagggagagaagaatTAGAGAGACCGCAAGAAATGCACCCATATTTCATCATCCCACCCTTggcgattttcaatttcagcat TTACATGTGGGTACTACCAATGCTGAACTTGAAGAGCGCATAATTCAGCACTTGGCTGCTGCTGCTTCTATGGGAAGGGCCCACCACCATGGTAGAAGGGAAGGCCATAGGAGCCGATTATCTGCTCGTGGTCATCCACACATCTCAGTACCTTCTACTCATTCTAGGTCATCTCCTCTTGGTCCTGTTCATGCCCCTGGAGGAGACACTGAACCAGCTGAAATAACTGTAGCAAGTCCATCTACCCCACTTACATCAGATGGAGACGAAACATCACGAATGAGCGCACAATATCCTTCTGTTCATACGGATGGAAATTCTTCCTCGCCATCTGGGTCTTCACGCACGCATAGAAATCGTCAAGGAAATTCCTCTAGCAATTT GAGCTCTACTAGCCATGCCTCCTCTTTGAATCAGGACAGAGCAGGACCATCAGAACTTCACTCTCTTTCAGAGTCTCTGAAATCTAAGTTTAATTCTATGTCAATGAG GTACAAGGAATCGTTTTCGAGGAATACACGAGGATTGAAGGAGAGGCTGTTCTCTCGTAGCACTTCTATGTCGGAACTCAGTTCTGAAGTCCGTAGAGAGGTTAATGCTGGAATTGCCACCGTATCTCGAATGATGGAGCGCCTTGAGACAAGAGAAAATAGTACAGACAACCAGTCTTCTGGAGTGAATCAGACTGCAGATGGTTCTGCTGCAGAGCAGGGCAACCAGAACCGTGCAGAGATTCATGGAGAAAACCCTTTGAGTGACAACAATAGGCCTGGTACTACATGTGCCGCGGGTTCTGCTTCACATTGA
- the LOC126593274 gene encoding fasciclin-like arabinogalactan protein 16 — translation MDSQIYGRCLFFVLALVLSAAAAVTLPSNKSSTAAVNSNSVLVALLDSHYTELAELVEKALLLQTLEEAVGNHNVTIFAPKNEALERQLDPEFKRFLLEPGNLKSLQTLLMFHIIPSRIGSAQWPSGSGRHHKTLSGNHEHIHLTTHKPTGRKSVNSAQIIRPDDVTRPDGVIHGIEDLLIPRSVEDDFNRRRNLRTISAIHPEGAPEVDPRTHRLKKPAPPVPVGAPPVLPVYDALAPGPSLAPAPAPGPGGPKHHFDGESQVKDFIHTLLHYGGYNEMADILVNLTSLATEMGRLVSEGYVLTVLAPNDEAMAKLTTDQLSEPGAPEQIVYYHIIPEYQTEESMYNSVKRFGKVRYDTLRLPHKVVAQEADGSVKFGQGDVSAYLFDPDIYTDGRISVQGIDGVLYPTEEEAKAEKKSAPVVKVAAKPRRGKLMEVACRMLGAVGHDSHFSTCQ, via the coding sequence ATGGACTCCCAGATCTATGGTCGCTGCCTCTTCTTCGTCTTAGCTCTCGTCctctccgccgccgccgccgtcaCATTGCCATCCAACAAATCCTCCACCGCGGCGGTCAACTCCAACTCCGTTCTCGTCGCCCTCCTCGACTCGCATTACACCGAGCTGGCCGAGCTCGTCGAGAAGGCCCTCCTCCTCCAGACCCTCGAGGAGGCTGTCGGCAACCACAACGTCACCATCTTCGCCCCAAAAAACGAGGCCCTCGAGCGTCAGCTCGACCCGGAATTCAAGCGGTTCCTGCTCGAACCGGGCAATCTGAAGTCCCTCCAGACGCTGCTCATGTTCCACATTATCCCCAGCCGCATCGGGTCGGCCCAGTGGCCTTCCGGGTCGGGTCGCCACCACAAGACCCTCTCCGGTAACCATGAGCACATTCATTTGACAACCCACAAGCCCACCGGCCGCAAATCGGTTAACTCTGCGCAAATCATCCGACCCGATGATGTGACCCGGCCCGACGGCGTCATCCACGGGATCGAGGACCTCTTAATCCCTCGCTCTGTCGAGGACGACTTCAACCGGAGACGGAATCTTCGGACCATATCCGCCATTCACCCCGAGGGAGCTCCCGAGGTCGACCCCAGAACCCACCGCTTGAAGAAACCGGCTCCTCCGGTTCCAGTCGGGGCCCCACCAGTTCTGCCGGTTTACGACGCTTTGGCTCCCGGCCCGTCTCTAGCTCCAGCTCCCGCACCCGGACCCGGCGGGCCCAAACACCACTTCGACGGCGAGAGCCAGGTGAAGGACTTCATCCACACTCTCCTCCACTACGGCGGATACAATGAGATGGCGGACATTCTGGTGAATCTGACGTCTTTGGCGACGGAGATGGGGCGGTTGGTTTCGGAAGGGTACGTGCTGACGGTGCTGGCGCCGAACGACGAGGCGATGGCGAAGCTGACGACAGACCAGCTGAGCGAACCGGGGGCGCCGGAGCAGATTGTGTACTACCACATCATACCGGAGTACCAGACGGAGGAGAGTATGTATAATTCGGTAAAGAGGTTCGGGAAGGTGCGGTACGACACGCTGAGGCTGCCACATAAGGTGGTGGCGCAGGAGGCTGATGGGTCAGTGAAATTTGGGCAGGGTGACGTTTCGGCGTATTTGTTTGATCCCGATATTTATACGGACGGGAGGATATCGGTGCAGGGGATTGACGGGGTGCTTTATCCTACGGAGGAGGAGGCCAAGGCGGAGAAGAAATCTGCACCGGTTGTTAAGGTTGCTGCTAAGCCCAGGAGAG
- the LOC126594232 gene encoding E3 ubiquitin-protein ligase RHF2A-like isoform X2: protein MEAEAESHMISAAAFVEGGIQEAYGEACSICLEEFCDGDPSVVTCCKHEFHLHCILEWCQRSSQCPMCWQPISLKDPCSQELLEGVERERRIRETARNAPIFHHPTLGDFQFQHLHVGTTNAELEERIIQHLAAAASMGRAHHHGRREGHRSRLSARGHPHISVPSTHSRSSPLGPVHAPGGDTEPAEITVASPSTPLTSDGDETSRMSAQYPSVHTDGNSSSPSGSSRTHRNRQGNSSSNLSSTSHASSLNQDRAGPSELHSLSESLKSKFNSMSMRYKESFSRNTRGLKERLFSRSTSMSELSSEVRREVNAGIATVSRMMERLETRENSTDNQSSGVNQTADGSAAEQGNQNRAEIHGENPLSDNNRPGTTCAAGSASH from the exons ATGGAGGCAGAGGCTGAAAGTCATATGATATCAGCTGCTGCATTTGTGGAAGGGGGAATACAAGAGGCTTATGGCGAGGCCTGCAGCATATGCCTTGAGGAGTTTTGTGATGGTGATCCTTCAGTG GTTACTTGTTGCAAGCATGAGTTTCACCTCCACTGCATCCTTGAGTG GTGCCAACGAAGCTCTCAATGTCCCATGTGTTGGCAACCCATTAGCTTGAAGGATCCTTGCAG CCAAGAATTACTGGAGGGAgtagaaagggagagaagaatTAGAGAGACCGCAAGAAATGCACCCATATTTCATCATCCCACCCTTggcgattttcaatttcagcat TTACATGTGGGTACTACCAATGCTGAACTTGAAGAGCGCATAATTCAGCACTTGGCTGCTGCTGCTTCTATGGGAAGGGCCCACCACCATGGTAGAAGGGAAGGCCATAGGAGCCGATTATCTGCTCGTGGTCATCCACACATCTCAGTACCTTCTACTCATTCTAGGTCATCTCCTCTTGGTCCTGTTCATGCCCCTGGAGGAGACACTGAACCAGCTGAAATAACTGTAGCAAGTCCATCTACCCCACTTACATCAGATGGAGACGAAACATCACGAATGAGCGCACAATATCCTTCTGTTCATACGGATGGAAATTCTTCCTCGCCATCTGGGTCTTCACGCACGCATAGAAATCGTCAAGGAAATTCCTCTAGCAATTT GAGCTCTACTAGCCATGCCTCCTCTTTGAATCAGGACAGAGCAGGACCATCAGAACTTCACTCTCTTTCAGAGTCTCTGAAATCTAAGTTTAATTCTATGTCAATGAG GTACAAGGAATCGTTTTCGAGGAATACACGAGGATTGAAGGAGAGGCTGTTCTCTCGTAGCACTTCTATGTCGGAACTCAGTTCTGAAGTCCGTAGAGAGGTTAATGCTGGAATTGCCACCGTATCTCGAATGATGGAGCGCCTTGAGACAAGAGAAAATAGTACAGACAACCAGTCTTCTGGAGTGAATCAGACTGCAGATGGTTCTGCTGCAGAGCAGGGCAACCAGAACCGTGCAGAGATTCATGGAGAAAACCCTTTGAGTGACAACAATAGGCCTGGTACTACATGTGCCGCGGGTTCTGCTTCACATTGA